In Hirschia baltica ATCC 49814, the genomic stretch CGACGCCTCAGCAAGAGCTTGCTTATGCCTTGGCGACTGCTTGTGCTGTGCTTGATGCAGTCAAAGCTGGCGGTCAGGTGCCTGATGAAGATTTTGAAACTGTCTTCTCTCGGATATCCTTCTTTGTGAATGCGGGTGTGCGCTTTGTGACTGAGCTTTGTAAAATGCGGGCGTTTGTTGATTTATGGGAAGAGATTGGCAGAGAACGCTATGGTGTCAAATCTGAAAAAGCGCTGCGTTTTCGTTATGGGGTGCAGGTTAATTCGTTGGGTTTAACTGAGCAGCAGCCTGAAAATAATGTTTATCGTATTTTGTTAGAAGCGATGGCTGTGACGCTTTCAAAACGTGCGCGGTGCCGTGCTTTGCAATTACCAGCTTGGAATGAAGCACTGGGCTTGCCTAGACCTTGGGATCAGCAATGGTCATTGCGTATGCAGCAGATAATGGCGTTTGAAACAGACCTTTTAGAATATGAAGATCTCTTTGATGGCTCCCATGTTGTTGAAGGCAAAACTGATGAACTTAAAGGCGGTGCTCGCAAACAACTTGCTGAGATTGATGCGATGGGCGGGGCGGTCAATGCGGTTGAGTTTATGAAGGGTGAGCTTGTTGCGTCTCAGAAAAATCGCGTTATGGGAATTGAAGGCGGGGATCAGAAAGTCATCGGTGTGAATGCATTTACATCAACTGAACCTAGCCCGTTGGCGACAGGTGATGATGCGATAATGACAGTCGACCCAGCCGAAGAATACGCCCAGATTGAACGTTTAAAGCAGTGGCGCAAAGATCGCGATACTGCTGAGTGTGAGAGGGCTGTAGAGCATTTGCGCGCGGCGGCTTCTGAAGGACGAAACCTTATGCCGTCCACTATTGAAGCAGTCAAAGCGGGCGTTACAATTGGTGAGTGGGGAGAAACTCTACGGGGTGTATTTGGGGAATATCGCGGACCAACAGGCGTTTCGATTGTCATTTCGACTGAAGGTGATGAAGATATTGAGGCGGTAAAAGCTAATGTGGAACGCGTGTCTGATCTTCTTGGTCGCACATTGACATATGTATTGGGTAAACCGGGCCTTGATGGGCATTCAAATGGTGCTGAACAGATAGCGACGCGTGGGCGCGCATGCGGGATGAAAGTGATTTATGAAGGCATTCGTTTCACACCGGAAGAAATCGTGCAGCAGGCCATAGATAATGATGCGCATGTTGTGGGTCTGTCTATTCTATCAGGTTCTCATCTGGATCTCGCCCGAGAAACAGCGCGCTTGATGCGTGAACGCGGGTTAGAGAATATCCCATTGGTTGTGGGCGGTATTATCCCAAATGAAGATGCTTTAGCGCTTAAACAAATGGGCATTAAGCGTGTCTACACACCGAAAGATTTTCAGATAACAGACCTAATGGGAGATATTGTGGAGTTGGTTGAAAAAGCCCACTTAGCATAATTGTGTTTGGCTAGCGGCTGCGGCCTGCTAGCCAGACGCCGCATAAGATTATTCCAGCACCAGCAATTTGAATGGGTGCTAAAGCTTCATCAAATAAAGGCCAAGCTAAGACACCAGCGACAACGGGCTGAATAAGCAAAATAACGCCGCTTATGGCTGGCTTGGTAAGGCCTACGCCGTAGATGAGTAGCCCTTGTCCTATGCATTGTGCCATAACGGCGAGAAATAGTGGAGCGCCAAAATAGCTGATATCTGATGGAATTAATTGCTCTCCTGTAAAGAGTGCAAAAATAAATGTCACGGGGATTGCGCTTGCGGTTAGCCAGAATGCAGCCTGGAAGCCTGAGGCTTTATTACGGGCAATCGTGGCACATAATAGATATCCGGCAACACAGAATGACGCCAATAATGCAAGCCCATCACCAAGTAGGCCACTTTGTTGATCTGTAGGCGCACCTATTGCCATTGCAGCAGCGCCCGATAAGGCCAAAATGGCGGCTATTGGCCATATTTTACTCGGCTTTTGCTGTAAAAAGACCCACGCAAGTAGACCAACCCCTACCGAACCTAAATTGACGAAAAATGTCGCATTTGCCACAGATGTGTGTGTGAGGGCTGTATGCCAAAGGCAGATATCCAATCCAAAAAAAGCACCTGATGCAATGATTGCAGGAGAAGGGCGGCCTATGGTTTGTTTGAATATGATTCCAAAAGCAAATAATATTGGTAGCGCAAATGTGAAGCGCCACATGCCTGTAACGCTTGGCTCCATTTGGGAAAAACGTAGCCCGATAGGAGCAAGACCAATACACATGGCGGCCAATATAAGGACGAGCGGGCCTCTGACATTGTCTTGAATTTTAAGTGATTGCGCAACTGCGCCAGTTTTATTGTTTGTGAGTTGCATAGGGTATTATTTTCAAACACGAAAAATGGAAAAGACTGTTGAGAGCTAATTCATGTATTTCGCTTTTCAGCAATGTATAAGATTTATAGACTCAAGTAATGAGTGGTAGTTAATATTTTTGCGAAGTGATTTTATGCCGCCTAATGAAGTCCGCATATTTGGGTTATTCTTATAAAAATTAATATTTTCTCTTGATTGTCACCAGAGTGTCGTGAAGAATCGTTTACATCTAAGGAGACAGAGAGCAATTATCTGTTTTCTGCATGGTTTTCGGCTGCTAGCCGCAAACGCGGCGAAGCGGCCTCTAGTAAAGGAGGATCGTCGTGGCTGAGTTTCTAACTAAACAAATTGCGTCGTCACCTGCGCTGGTCTTGAATGCTGATTTTAGGCCGTTATCTTATTTTCCCTTATCGCTTTGGCCTTGGCAGGAAGCAGTGAAAGCTGTGTTTCTGGAAAAGGTGGATGTTGTGGCCGAATATGATTTCGTCGTACATTCACCCTCTTTTGAAATGCGGTTGCCTTCAGTGATTGCACTTCGTGATTTTGTGAAACAAGACAGATCACCGGCATTCACACGATTTAATTTGTTCCTGCGGGATGGGTTTAAGTGTGTTTATTGCGGTTCACCAGATGATTTGACATTTGATCATGTTATTCCTCGCCATAAAGGTGGGCGGACAACTTGGGAAAATATTGCAACGGCGTGCAGTCCTTGCAATCTACGAAAAGGCGGGCGTATGCCTTCTGAAGCGGGCATGGTTATCAGTCCTCCGCCGTCTTGCCCAGATACATATCATCTTCAGCAAATGGGCCGGAAATTCCCGCCAAACCATCTGCATTCAACTTGGTTGGATTACCTTTATTGGGATATTGAGCTTCAAAATGACCCCAATAATATGGCCAATGAACAAG encodes the following:
- a CDS encoding protein meaA — its product is MGNKTYQHAADRPWIFRTYSGHSTAAKSNALYRSNLEKGQTGLSIAFDLPTQTAYDSDHILAKGEVGKVGVPVGHLGDMRTLFDGISVAQMNTSMTINAPASYMLALYVALADEQGADRSVLMGTTQNDIIKEYLSRGTYVFPPEPSMRLISDMVSWCYTETPKWNPLNVCSYHLQEAGATPQQELAYALATACAVLDAVKAGGQVPDEDFETVFSRISFFVNAGVRFVTELCKMRAFVDLWEEIGRERYGVKSEKALRFRYGVQVNSLGLTEQQPENNVYRILLEAMAVTLSKRARCRALQLPAWNEALGLPRPWDQQWSLRMQQIMAFETDLLEYEDLFDGSHVVEGKTDELKGGARKQLAEIDAMGGAVNAVEFMKGELVASQKNRVMGIEGGDQKVIGVNAFTSTEPSPLATGDDAIMTVDPAEEYAQIERLKQWRKDRDTAECERAVEHLRAAASEGRNLMPSTIEAVKAGVTIGEWGETLRGVFGEYRGPTGVSIVISTEGDEDIEAVKANVERVSDLLGRTLTYVLGKPGLDGHSNGAEQIATRGRACGMKVIYEGIRFTPEEIVQQAIDNDAHVVGLSILSGSHLDLARETARLMRERGLENIPLVVGGIIPNEDALALKQMGIKRVYTPKDFQITDLMGDIVELVEKAHLA
- a CDS encoding HNH endonuclease; amino-acid sequence: MAEFLTKQIASSPALVLNADFRPLSYFPLSLWPWQEAVKAVFLEKVDVVAEYDFVVHSPSFEMRLPSVIALRDFVKQDRSPAFTRFNLFLRDGFKCVYCGSPDDLTFDHVIPRHKGGRTTWENIATACSPCNLRKGGRMPSEAGMVISPPPSCPDTYHLQQMGRKFPPNHLHSTWLDYLYWDIELQNDPNNMANEQVKS
- a CDS encoding DMT family transporter, producing the protein MQLTNNKTGAVAQSLKIQDNVRGPLVLILAAMCIGLAPIGLRFSQMEPSVTGMWRFTFALPILFAFGIIFKQTIGRPSPAIIASGAFFGLDICLWHTALTHTSVANATFFVNLGSVGVGLLAWVFLQQKPSKIWPIAAILALSGAAAMAIGAPTDQQSGLLGDGLALLASFCVAGYLLCATIARNKASGFQAAFWLTASAIPVTFIFALFTGEQLIPSDISYFGAPLFLAVMAQCIGQGLLIYGVGLTKPAISGVILLIQPVVAGVLAWPLFDEALAPIQIAGAGIILCGVWLAGRSR